The Pseudoalteromonas sp. UG3-2 genome contains a region encoding:
- the rmuC gene encoding DNA recombination protein RmuC produces MLWSMLLNTPLWYSLSLVAAGVAVTAPWLWLTRARAKQQLSDLSAAKQAEVDLAQQQVQQLQTQQLQNHGQLQQLQARLAERQRQSSEYQQLWQREQDAKEEIQVHAHELEVEMANLRTTLEQKQIGFEQQLSQLQEAKAQLKEEFHNLANQIFEEKSERFSHQSKEKLQQLLQPVQGELKGFRDKMEAIHSEELKQRASLQTELLHLQANNKAMTEQADKLTSALQGQKKAQGNWGELMLENVLDSAGLRAGSDYQREVNFTTEEGNFRPDVVVYLPQSRHLVIDAKTSLNAYTRYINAATDSEANQAIVAHCEAVTARIKELGSKSYERLPGLNSPEVVIMFIPVESAFVEAVKHKPTLYQDALQNNVLVATPTTLLTSLNIVKQLWRFEEQSKHTRELALRAEKFYNKLNNFLHSMEGVGKQLDKARESYDKAFSQLYMGKGNLIKQASEFKELGVAVVKELPTELQDKAKLELEPNEAIADNSQSKE; encoded by the coding sequence ATGCTTTGGTCTATGCTTTTAAACACCCCTCTTTGGTACAGTCTCAGTTTAGTTGCTGCTGGCGTTGCAGTCACGGCGCCTTGGTTGTGGCTCACACGAGCTCGAGCCAAGCAACAGTTATCGGATCTGAGCGCCGCCAAACAAGCTGAAGTTGACTTGGCCCAACAGCAAGTGCAACAGCTGCAAACCCAACAACTACAAAATCACGGTCAACTACAACAATTGCAAGCGCGACTGGCCGAGCGGCAAAGGCAAAGTAGCGAATATCAACAGTTGTGGCAGCGTGAGCAAGATGCTAAAGAGGAAATACAGGTTCATGCTCATGAATTAGAAGTCGAAATGGCAAACCTGCGAACCACACTTGAGCAAAAGCAGATCGGTTTTGAGCAACAGTTATCGCAATTACAAGAAGCAAAAGCGCAGCTCAAAGAAGAGTTTCACAACTTAGCGAATCAAATTTTCGAAGAGAAAAGTGAGCGTTTCAGCCATCAAAGCAAAGAAAAGCTACAACAGCTGCTACAGCCAGTTCAAGGTGAACTCAAAGGCTTTCGTGATAAAATGGAAGCTATCCACAGTGAAGAGTTAAAACAGCGGGCTTCACTGCAAACCGAATTGCTGCACCTGCAAGCCAACAACAAAGCCATGACCGAGCAAGCCGACAAGCTCACCAGTGCTTTACAAGGGCAAAAAAAGGCGCAAGGCAACTGGGGCGAGTTGATGCTCGAAAATGTGCTGGACAGTGCAGGCCTAAGAGCTGGAAGCGATTACCAAAGAGAAGTGAACTTTACTACCGAAGAGGGCAATTTTCGTCCCGACGTGGTGGTCTACCTTCCCCAGTCTAGGCACTTAGTAATCGATGCTAAAACCTCTTTAAATGCCTATACCCGTTATATTAATGCCGCCACTGACAGTGAAGCCAATCAAGCCATCGTAGCGCACTGTGAGGCGGTCACCGCGCGTATAAAAGAGCTTGGAAGTAAATCGTATGAGCGCTTACCAGGTCTTAATTCGCCCGAGGTGGTGATCATGTTCATCCCGGTGGAATCCGCCTTTGTCGAAGCCGTGAAACACAAACCCACCTTGTATCAAGATGCACTACAAAATAATGTGTTAGTGGCGACCCCCACTACTTTATTAACCAGCTTAAATATCGTTAAGCAGCTGTGGCGTTTTGAGGAACAAAGCAAGCATACTCGCGAATTGGCCTTACGGGCGGAGAAGTTTTATAACAAACTCAATAACTTTCTCCACAGTATGGAAGGGGTTGGCAAACAGCTCGATAAAGCCAGAGAAAGTTATGATAAGGCATTCTCACAGTTGTACATGGGCAAAGGCAACCTGATAAAACAAGCCAGCGAATTTAAAGAGTTAGGCGTTGCTGTGGTAAAAGAGTTACCGACCGAACTGCAAGATAAAGCCAAGCTGGAACTTGAGCCAAATGAAGCAATAGCCGATAACTCACAGAGCAAAGAATAA
- a CDS encoding response regulator, with protein MSTPAQILLVEDDLDIAEQVLLFFRASGFDMHHIDDGAEVVSWVKRNQPDAILMDIMLPNQDGVSCLQQIRAFSEVPIVMLTAKVTEGDRLKGLEFDADDYVCKPFSAAELVMRMRAILRRCANTNAYQKPIEVDNAALNVKLNGQPLPLTKVEFDVFALLYHAPNRVFSRQQILDHIQPDNFDISDRVIDSHIKNIRKKIKLLGVSTKVVESVYGAGYRFNGDHIDK; from the coding sequence ATGTCGACCCCTGCCCAGATCCTACTTGTTGAGGACGATCTTGATATTGCCGAACAAGTACTGCTGTTTTTCCGTGCCTCAGGCTTTGATATGCACCACATCGATGATGGTGCTGAAGTGGTTTCCTGGGTAAAGCGCAACCAGCCAGATGCTATCTTAATGGACATCATGCTACCTAACCAAGATGGCGTGAGTTGTTTACAACAAATTCGCGCTTTTTCGGAGGTTCCGATAGTCATGCTGACGGCAAAAGTGACGGAAGGCGACCGTTTAAAAGGCTTGGAATTTGACGCTGATGATTATGTCTGTAAGCCATTTAGTGCCGCTGAGCTGGTGATGCGGATGAGGGCGATTTTGCGTCGCTGTGCCAATACCAACGCCTATCAAAAGCCGATTGAGGTAGATAACGCGGCGCTCAACGTCAAGTTAAATGGTCAGCCATTACCATTAACCAAGGTTGAGTTTGATGTCTTTGCCCTGCTCTATCACGCGCCGAACCGAGTGTTTTCCAGACAGCAGATCCTCGATCATATCCAGCCCGATAACTTCGATATTTCAGATCGGGTCATAGACAGCCACATAAAAAATATTCGTAAAAAAATCAAGTTACTAGGTGTATCGACTAAAGTCGTTGAATCCGTTTATGGTGCCGGTTATCGCTTCAATGGCGACCACATAGACAAATGA